AAAAAAACTATTGCTTTTAATTTGTATCGGCTCAGCAGGCGCTGCCAGGGGCCAGGATATTTTTCTTTCGGGTATAAAGCCGGGCAAAGCGCTGGTATCTTCCAATAAGGGGATATTAACTTTAAAAAACAACTGCTTATCTGTAAAATGGATAGCCGATAAAAAGTCCGTTGCGATAAACGAATTTGTCGCGCAAAATAATAAGCAGATTACCTTAAAGGGCTCGCCCATGTTTGAGCTGGAACTTAAGGATGGTACAGTAATTAATTCTGCCGATTTTCAATTGAGCGCCCCTCCAAAAATCATGCTGACGAAAGGCAATCCCAAAGCGGTTAAACTTTCAGAAAAGGAAAACGGGGCAGCGGTTTTTGCCGAACTTTTGAACGTAAAATATGGTATCCGCGTAATGTGGGAAGCTATTTTAAAAGATAACTCCAATTATATCAGGCAAGCCTTTAATTTTCACAGCCTCAAAGATTCATTAAGGGTAGCTAAATTGAAACTAATAAAATTTCCGGCGGAAGCGGGTATTAAGCCATCGGGTGTTGTTGATGGCTCGCCGATAGTATGTGGTAATTACTTTTTTGCATCTGAAAGCCCTATAAGTAAATACAAGGCCGATAACAGCTGGTTTAGCAGCTATATTGAACGCCAGGAGCCAGCCCTGGATTTAACAGGTTCTACCGTTTGGGGCGTTGCACCGCAAGGCCAGCTTCGCCGGGGATTTTTGTATTATCTGGAACGGGAGCGGGTTGTTCCATACAGGCAGATGCTTCATTATAACTCCTGGTATGATATTTCATGGGCCGATCGTAAACTGACCGAAGCAGGTTGCCTTGATCGTATTAAAACCTTTGGCGATAGCCTTACAGTAAAGCGCCACCTTAACCTAAACGCGTTTTTATTTGATGATGGCTGGGACGATAATCAAACGTTATGGCAAATCAGTAAAACGAATTTTCCGGCAGGTTTTGATAATATGAAAACGATGGCCAATAAATACAATGCATCGCTGGGAGTTTGGATGTCGCCATGGGGCGGATACGAGCAGGCAAAAGAGCAAAGGTTGGAATATGGCAGGAAACAAAACCCTCCGTTTGAAACCAATTCGCATGGGTTCTCACTTTCGGGCGCCGTTTATTCCGGCAGGTTTAAAGATGCGGCCGCTAATTTTGTTACCAAATATGGTGTCTCGATGTTTAAATTCGATGGTGTAGGGGCGGGAGACCAATCAACAGGCGCTACGCCTGAATATCAAACGGATATGGAATCGCTCCTAAACCTGGTATCATCGCTCCGTAAAGTAAAGTCAGATCTTTATTTCAGCATGACCATAGGTACATGGCCGTCGCCCTTTTGGCTTAAATATGGCGATGTAATTTGGCGAAACGGCTGGGATACCAATACACAGGGGCAGGGGGATACCAGGCAGCAATGGCTTAATTATCGCGATGGCGAAGTATATAAAAATATTGTACAGCGTGCGCCGCTATATCCTATAAGCGCTTTAATGTATCATGGCGTTTGTATTGCCGATAATGGCCCACCTGCCAAATTTGATATGAACGATAAAGATATTGCCGACGAGATCTGGTCGTTTTTTGGGTCGGGAACAAGTTTACAGGAGTTGTATATTAATCCGCATAAATTAAATACTGCTAACTGGGATTGCCTTGCCAAAGCGATAAAATGGTCGCGGGAAAATGCCGGCATCATGCCCGATACACATTGGGTAGGCGGCGACCCGGCCAGGGGCGATGTTTACGGATTTGCGGCCTGGTCGCCCAAAAAAGCTATTCTTACTTTAAGAAACCCTTCAGATAAAGCAAAAACATTTGAGGTTAACACGGGTAAAGTTTTTGAATTGCCTTTAAATAGTAAATACAGTTATCTTTTTTATAACGCCAGGCTAAACAGCAACCAGGCAATAAATCCTTTATTTAAAGGAGGGATGTTTACCGTTACGCTTCAACCATTTGAAGTATTGGTATTAAACGCCACACCTGCGCTGCAATAAGTCAGTTTTTAACTTTGTGTTTATGCAAATTGACATAGTTGCAGGCGTTATGGAAAGTTTGGATGTGTGTGCGCATACACTCGAGTCTGCCTGTAAATACAGCCGCCGGATAGCCCCTGAATACGACTTGTTTTATACCCACGAGTACCTTTAAACAACCTGAAATGAACCGTATAGTAACCTTATTGATCTTTTGCTTTTTCAATACAGCATCCTTTTGCCAAACCACGGCAAGCTATAAATGGCTCGACCCTGCTACCGCCGGCTTCCCGGTTATTGAGGGCCAGGCATGGCCGGCAGAAACTGCAAATGCCTACGACAGGTTCCCGGCACGTGCCGAAAAAAGCCTTAACCCCAATGTGTGGAACATATCGCACAGTAGTGCGGGTTTGTATATCAAGTTTAAAACAGATGCGCCAAACCTGGTTATCCGTTATAAAGTAAAGGGTGATTTGGCCATGTCGCACATGCCGGCCACCGGGGTAAGCGGCGTTGACCTGTATGCGCTGGACCCTAATGGGAAATGGTGCCTGGCCCCCGGTAGTTTTACTTTTAAAGACACCATCACTTATCGCTTTTCAAACATACAGGTAAGCAAAACCTTTCCGGGCAGAAGCTATGAGTACAGGCTTTTTTTGCCGCTATACAATTCAGTATCCTGGCTTCAGGTAGGTGTGCCGGTCGGCAATACATTTAATTTTATGCCTTTATCTAAAGAAAAGCCGGTGCTGGTATATGGTACATCCATTGCCCAGGGAGCCTGTGCATCAAGGCCAGGTTTGGCATGGACCGCCCTATTACAGCGCGCCCTTGACCGCCCGCTCATAAATCTCGGTTTTTCCGGGTCGGGCCGGCTCGAAAAATCAGTGATCGACCTGATGGCCGAGGTGGACGCAAAAATTTATGTGCTTGATTGCATGCCCAATTTAATCAGCTTTCCAGATCGGGAGATTGAAACACGTTTATCGGCATCGATACAAGGCTTGCAAGAGAAGCATCCGCTAACGCCTATACTGCTTGTGGAGCATAGCGAGGGTAATGTAGATGGCCTGTTGGATACGGGCAGAAATACCGATTATAACCGGGTAAATAAAGTGCTCAACCAAACTTACTCCAGGCTGGTTGCCGCCGGAGCAAAAAACATTTATTTGTTAACCAATAAGGAAATTGCTTTTGATATTAATTCAACGGTTGATGGTGTGCACCCTAATGATGCCGGGATGCAAAAATATGCCGATGCTTATGAAAAAACCATCCGGGCAATTATTAATGAGCCGGTGGGCCCATATTCAACAACCGCGCCGGTTGTGCAGAGCCGGGATGGCTATTACGATTGGCGAAACAGGCATAATGAGATATTAACGCTTGTTAAAACCGATGCGCCGAAAATTGTATTCCTCGGTAATTCCATCCTGAATTACTGGGGCGGAACGCCAAAGGCGCCTTTGGCAAGGGGGGCCGCATCATGGGACAAATACCTGCAGCCATTAGGTGTAATAAACTTTGGCTTTGGCTGGGACCAGGTAGAAAATGTGTTATGGAGAGTATATCACGGGGAATTAGATGGTTTTAAAGCCAATAAGGTGATGATTATGATAGGCACCAATAACCTTTCAATTAACAACGACCAGGAGATAATTGAAGGATTAAGATTATTGGTACAGGCTGTAAAAGTACGTCAGCCCCAAACCCAAATTCTTTTATCAGGCCTGTTGCCACGAAGGGCGCTGGAAAAAAGGGTAGGGGCGCTTAATAAAGCTGTTGTTAAGTTGGCCGCGCAAACCGGTGTGCGTTTTATTAACCCGGGAAAGATATTTCTTAATAATGCCGGGAATATTGATGAGTCCCTTTTTGGCGATGGCCTGCATCCTAACGAGGTGGGGTATCAAAAACTGGCAGTTGCTTTGGTTTCTTACCTTAAATAAAAAAGGCTGTTATGCTGAGCTGTAAAAATTTGCAAAGTTCTGAGGGGGGGAATGACATACAAAAATAAAAGACTGTTATGCTGAGGAACGAAGCATCTATTCGCCAACTTTTCTATCGGTCATGCACAGCTGACAGATCCTTCGTACCTCAGGATGACAGGGAAATGGGATATGTCATAGATAGTGGTAAAATTTCGCGAAACAACGAAGGTGGAATGACATACAAAAATAAAAGACCGTCATGCTGAGGTATAAAACGTCCAACACATCTCCCCGGCAAAATTATAACAGGATAATGTGATAAAACTATATTAAATTACCTTTGCTATCTTTTTTATACAAAAGGCCAATATGAAGAATAAAATTGTACGCATTAAAGATATTGCCGAAAAAGCGAAAGTTTCTACAGGTACAGTTGACCGCGTATTACACAAGCGGGGGCGGGTATCAAAAAAAGTGGAGGAAAAGGTATTAAAGATCATCGAAGAGATGGATTATGAGCCCAATTTGATGGCAAGGGCCTTGGGTTCCAATAAAATATACCAGATTGCTGCCTTAATACCCGATCATAAAACCGATTCCTATTGGTACGCCCCAAAGGCCGGAATTGAAAAGGCCGAGAAAGACCTGAAACAATATGGCATCGTTGTTCAGCAATATATTTTTAATCCGTACGATGTAGAGTCATTTATTACCCAAGCCAATCAGCTAACCAAAGATAATCCGGATGGTATCATTCTGTCTCCGATATTTTACCGGGAAACCCTGCCGTTTTTTGAGAAATGGAAAGCGGCCGAAATACCATTTGTATTGTTTAATACCCAAATTGCCGAGTGCGAGCCCATAAGTTATATTGGCCAGGACTCATACCAAAGCGGTTTTTTGGCTGGTAAACTCATTCAATACGGCCAGCCCGATCCCTGTTCAATCCTGATTGCCCATATTGACGAAGAGATAAGCAACGCCGCCCACCTTTTGAAAAAAGAACAGGGCTTCCGTAATTACTTTGCCCAAAATAACCTGGAGCACCAGTATAAAATTTTAAGGATTGAGTTAAACCGGTCGAACCCGGCGTTGTTTATAACGCAGTTGGATGACGTTATTGATAGCACGCCCGATATTGCCAGTATTTTTGTAACAACATCTAAGGCGCATGAAATTGCAAGGCATTTGGAGCAACGCCATATAAAGCATATCAAAATAATAGGATATGATTTGATGCCCGCCAATTTGCATTTTTTAAATAAAGGAGCAATCAGTTTTTTAATTAACCAAAACCCAAAGGGCCAGGGTTACTGGGGCATTTACCAGCTAACCGACCATCTTGTATTTAAAAAGGAAGTCCCCATCATCAAATATCTTCCGCTGGACATAGTGACGAAAGAAAATATGAATTATTATGTAGATGATGAGGATACTGTTTATCTGAATATTTAAGAATCTGATGTGATTTTTCTGTCATCCTGAGTGGTAAAATTTTGCGAAATTCTGAAGGAAGAATGACGTATATCGCATGTCGGCGAGTCGACTCACCCCGACGAGGCTGCGCCCGTCTGCCCCTCCGACTGCGTCGCATACGGGGGCAATAAAACCAAAATCGAACTTCACCCTCTTTGCGGCTTTAGCCGGAGAGAGGGTCGGCCAGCGCAGCGTAGCCGGGGTGAGTCGTGGTCTGCGTTTAAGTGAATGTTTATGTAAAACCAAACAGCTCATGGATAGGCACAAAGCAATCGCGAACTGTCCAGATCCGCTTTGCATCCTTGCGATTGCCGCGCTATCGCTCGTATTATAGGTTGTGGGCATCTAAAGCCAACACGTCATCCCCATTTTTTCCAGGACCACCCTTCTTTATACCCGCAATCATGCGTGGATATGCGCTTCATTAGAAGTATGAAAACATTAATCGGCCAAATTTAACTTCCAATCCTAAAGCCAACATCCCGCACATCTCCCGGATCATTTATCATGTTGTTTTAAGCTGTGAAATTATTTTAAATAAAATTAACAAAGATGTGTGCGAACACGCAAATATTTTTATATTTGTATGTGGCTATACTTTAGTAGTTTAATGTGTGCGCATACTACTGCCTGTAAAGTCATTTATTTTACGCATGTCGCGGCTATCTGCCGATAGTTGTTGTACGCAATTTTTATTCCCTGTTCTCATTTGGCTGCGGTGCTCCCGATGCCATAGTTGTAAATTTCAACAACGTTTAGCAGGCACAAACAAACACATCCCGGTTGTTTTACCAGGCCGGGTTTAATAAAAATGAAGCTATAGCGCGTTTACGCGATATAGGATTTGAAGATTAATTTAAAATGAACAACGAAGAAAAAAAGGCTTATAACATTTTTGAAATAGCATCTAATTTTTGCATCGAGGGAAATATCGAAACTATTGTTCCGCATGGATCTGGGCACATTAACGATACCTTTTATTTGAAGAATACCAACGTTGCATTGCCCGGCTACCTGCTTCAGCGTATCAATCATCATGTATTTGAAAACGTGCCTGCCCTGATGGCAAATGTTCAGCTGGTAACCGGTCACCTCAAAAAAAAGCTGGCCCTTGTAGCAGGGTCAAACCCCGATAAGGAGGTGCTTACAGTTGTTTTGGCAAAAGACGGGCAGTGCTTTTTTTGCGACGCGGAAGGAAATTACTGGAGAATGTATTGTTTTTTGAAAGATACCAAAAGTTACGACCTGGTATTAACCGAACAGCAAGCCTATGAAGGGGGCAAGGCATTTGGTAAATTCCAGTTACTGCTGGCAGATTTGGATGCCGGGTTAATTTATGAAACTATAAAAGGTTTTCATGACATTACCATGCGGCTTGATAGTTTAAATAAAATAGTATTGGCCGACCCGGAAAACAGGGTTAAAGATGTGTTGCCCGAACTTACATTTGTGATGGAAAGGTCGCAGGAGATGGTTACGATTATCAATTTAGGAAAAGAAGGCAAATTGCCCCTGCGTATTATACACAACGACACCAAATTTAATAACATATTGCTTGATGCAAATGACCACGGGCAGTGTGTAATAGATTTGGATACCGTGATGCCAGGCTATGTAGCGTATGATTTTGGCGATGCTATCCGCACCATTATCAATACCGCATCCGAAGATGAGGAAGACCTTACCAAAATCGACCTTAGCATTCCGTTGTTTACAGCTTACGCGCAAGGATATTTTGAAAGTGCCGGCGGTTTTTTAACAGGTACGGAAGTTAAATCGCTTTCGATGGGGGTTTTGTTAATCCCTTACATGCAGGGAGTGCGTTTCCTGACGGATTATATAGCGGGCGATGTTTATTACAAAACGCATTTTGCCGGCCATAATTTGCAGCGCACCAGGGCACAGTTTCAATTGCTCAGAAAGCTGGAAGAAAGATATGACCTTTTAGACCAGGTAATTCAAAACGTAGCAGAAACATCCAGACAATTAGCATCCGAAACTAAATGAAAGAACTCGCCGTACCATTTTTGAGGGATGTAAGCAGAAGTAGCCCTATAGCCCACTTATCTTTTTTGTTAGATAGCTATCAAACTAACACTATTGGAATGGTTCCGTGGCCGCGTTACGGATATAAGCCTGATGTTAATTTCACGATAGCTTATGGAAGCGACTGCATTTTTATAAAGTATTACGTAACCGAAAAAACGGTGAGGGCGGTTTACAGCCAACCTAACCAGCCCGTTTATAAAGATAGCTGCGTAGAATTTTTTGTGGCCTTTGGCGACGAAAAGGAATATTACAATTTTGAGTTTAACTGTGCTGGCACTTGTTTGGTGGGTTT
The genomic region above belongs to Mucilaginibacter sp. KACC 22773 and contains:
- a CDS encoding substrate-binding domain-containing protein, whose amino-acid sequence is MKNKIVRIKDIAEKAKVSTGTVDRVLHKRGRVSKKVEEKVLKIIEEMDYEPNLMARALGSNKIYQIAALIPDHKTDSYWYAPKAGIEKAEKDLKQYGIVVQQYIFNPYDVESFITQANQLTKDNPDGIILSPIFYRETLPFFEKWKAAEIPFVLFNTQIAECEPISYIGQDSYQSGFLAGKLIQYGQPDPCSILIAHIDEEISNAAHLLKKEQGFRNYFAQNNLEHQYKILRIELNRSNPALFITQLDDVIDSTPDIASIFVTTSKAHEIARHLEQRHIKHIKIIGYDLMPANLHFLNKGAISFLINQNPKGQGYWGIYQLTDHLVFKKEVPIIKYLPLDIVTKENMNYYVDDEDTVYLNI
- a CDS encoding phosphotransferase enzyme family protein; amino-acid sequence: MNNEEKKAYNIFEIASNFCIEGNIETIVPHGSGHINDTFYLKNTNVALPGYLLQRINHHVFENVPALMANVQLVTGHLKKKLALVAGSNPDKEVLTVVLAKDGQCFFCDAEGNYWRMYCFLKDTKSYDLVLTEQQAYEGGKAFGKFQLLLADLDAGLIYETIKGFHDITMRLDSLNKIVLADPENRVKDVLPELTFVMERSQEMVTIINLGKEGKLPLRIIHNDTKFNNILLDANDHGQCVIDLDTVMPGYVAYDFGDAIRTIINTASEDEEDLTKIDLSIPLFTAYAQGYFESAGGFLTGTEVKSLSMGVLLIPYMQGVRFLTDYIAGDVYYKTHFAGHNLQRTRAQFQLLRKLEERYDLLDQVIQNVAETSRQLASETK
- a CDS encoding SGNH/GDSL hydrolase family protein, with protein sequence MNRIVTLLIFCFFNTASFCQTTASYKWLDPATAGFPVIEGQAWPAETANAYDRFPARAEKSLNPNVWNISHSSAGLYIKFKTDAPNLVIRYKVKGDLAMSHMPATGVSGVDLYALDPNGKWCLAPGSFTFKDTITYRFSNIQVSKTFPGRSYEYRLFLPLYNSVSWLQVGVPVGNTFNFMPLSKEKPVLVYGTSIAQGACASRPGLAWTALLQRALDRPLINLGFSGSGRLEKSVIDLMAEVDAKIYVLDCMPNLISFPDREIETRLSASIQGLQEKHPLTPILLVEHSEGNVDGLLDTGRNTDYNRVNKVLNQTYSRLVAAGAKNIYLLTNKEIAFDINSTVDGVHPNDAGMQKYADAYEKTIRAIINEPVGPYSTTAPVVQSRDGYYDWRNRHNEILTLVKTDAPKIVFLGNSILNYWGGTPKAPLARGAASWDKYLQPLGVINFGFGWDQVENVLWRVYHGELDGFKANKVMIMIGTNNLSINNDQEIIEGLRLLVQAVKVRQPQTQILLSGLLPRRALEKRVGALNKAVVKLAAQTGVRFINPGKIFLNNAGNIDESLFGDGLHPNEVGYQKLAVALVSYLK